From Homalodisca vitripennis isolate AUS2020 chromosome 1, UT_GWSS_2.1, whole genome shotgun sequence, the proteins below share one genomic window:
- the LOC124354541 gene encoding uncharacterized protein LOC124354541 — protein sequence MPHHAVPAAVHALEYAKLGTKVVHHFTKSTENLNDKSAIHPDVSGRSLNVSPTSLMGAPCLDTLSSSSNLPTATVGSCDSRSMYAPSTDRTPNLPYPAEYSSESYSLTGYTPSAPPSPQPM from the exons ATGCCTCATCACGCAGTACCGGCCGCAGTTCATGCCTTGGAGTATGCGAA gCTTGGTACAAAAGTGGTTCATCACTTCACAAAATCTACAGAAAATTTAAACGACAAGTCAGCTATCCATCCAGACGTGAGTGGTAGATCTCTAAATGTGTCTCCTACATCTCTTATGGGGGCTCCTTGTTTGGATACGCTATCATCATCGTCAAACTTACCAACAGCTACAGTCGGAAGCTGCGATTCTCGGAGCATGTATGCACCATCTACTGATAGAACACCTAACTTGCCATATCCTGCTGAGTATTCATCAGAATCATATTCTTTAACAGGATACACTCCATCTGCACCACCATCTCCACAACCAATGTAG